A stretch of DNA from Micromonospora peucetia:
CCCGGCCTCGCTCGGGGAGATCGGCGCGGAAAGTAGGCTGGGGGCATGTGGCAGGCCGAGGTGCGCGTGGACCTGGACGCGATCCGCGAGAACGTGAGCCGGCTGAGGTCCGGCACCGGCGCCGAGTTGATGGCGGTGGTGAAGGCCGACGGCTACGGCCACGGCATGGTCCCGGCCGCCCGCGCCGCCCTCGACGGCGGGGCGGACTGGCTGGGGGTCTGCACGCTGGACGAGGCGTTGACGTTGCGCCGGGCCGGGATCACCGTGCCGGTGCTGGCCTGGCTGCTCGCGCCGGGGCTGCCGCTGCACGAGGGTGTCGCCGCCGGGGTCGATCTCGGCGTCGCCAGCCTGCCCCAGCTGGACGAGATGGTCGAGGCGGGCCGCGCCGCCGGCCGGCCGGCCCGGCTGCACCTCAAGATCGACACCGGGTTGGCCCGGGGCGGCGCGACCGTCGCCGACTGGCCGGCCCTGCTCGACGCCGCCGCCAAGGCGCAGGCCGACGGCCTGGTCGAGGTGGTCGGGGTGTGGAGCCACTTCGTCTACGCGGACTCGCCCGGCCACCCGACCATCGACCGCCAGCTCGCCGTCTTCCACGAAGGGCTGGGCATGGCCGAGCAGGCCGGCCTGCGACCGCGCTACCGGCACCTGGCCAACTCGGCCGCCACCCTGACCCGGCCGGACACCCACTTCGACCTGGTCCGGCCCGGGCTGGCCGTTTACGGCCTCTCCCCGGTGGCCGGCGAGCGCTACGGGCTGCGCCCGGCGATGACCGCCCGGGCCCGGGTGATGCTCACCAAGCGGGTCCCCGCCGGCTCCGGCGTCTCGTACGGGCACACCTACACCACCGATCGGGCGGCGAACCTGGCGGTGGTGCCGCTCGGCTACGCCGACGGGGTGCCCCGGCAGGCCTCGAACAGCGGCCCGGTGCAGCTCGGCGGCAGGCGCCGGACGATCTCGGGCCGGGTCTGCATGGACCAGTTCGTGCTCGACTGCGGCGACGACCCGGTGGCCGCCGGCGACGTGGTCACCCTCTTCGGCAGCGGCGCCGACGGTGAGCCGACCGCCGACGACTGGGCCGAGGCGGTCGGCACCATCAACTACGAGATCGTCACCCGGTTCGGCAGCACGCGGGTGCCCCGTGTCTACGACGGCGAGCGCCCGTGACGCCCCGCTCCCGCATCCCGCTGCCGCGCACCGGGCACGCCAGGGCCGCCATCGGTGCGCTGGCCGCCGTCGGAGTCGCCGCCGCCGGGCTCGCGGCCGGCGTCGCCACCGAACGCGCCCTGGTCCGCAAGCTCAAGGCCGACCCCACCGACCGGTACGCCGGGGAGGCCTTCGGCGAGCAGCGGTACGACGAGTCGTTCCGGCTGGAGATGCCCGACGGCACCGACATCCACGTCGAGGTGGTGGAGCCGACCCGGCCCCGGCCCGGCAACCCGACCGTGGTGCTGGTGCACGGCTTCTGCCTCGACATGGGCACCTTCCACTTCCAACGCGAGTTGCTCGCCGAGCGGGGCGAGCACCGGATCGTCGCGTACGACCAGCCCGGGCACGGCCGGTCCGGGCGGCTGGAGACCGGCGAGTACGACCTCACCGCGCTCGGCCGGACGCTACGCGAGGTGATCGACCGGACCGCCCCGGAGGGGCCGCTGGTGCTTGTCGGCCACTCGATGGGCGGGATGACCATCATGGCGTTCGCCGAGCTGTTCCCGGAGCTGTTCGGCGACCGGGTCGTGGGCACCGTGCTGATGGCCACCTCGGGCGGCCTGCTCGCCGAGACCAAGCTGGTGGCGCCCGCGCTGCTCGGCCGGGTCGGCGCGCCGGTGCTGCACGTGGTCGGCAACGTCACCCGCTACGGCGCCCCGGTGATCGACCGGGCGCGCAGGTCCACCACGAACGTGGCCTGGCTGCTCACCCGCAGGTACGGCTTCGGCACCCGCCATCCCAGCCCGGCCCTGGTGTCGTACGTCGAGACGATGAACTCCCGCACGTCCGCCGACACGGTGACGCGTTACCTGCGGACCCTGGCGACGCACTCCCGGTTCCCGGCCCTCGCCGCGCTGGCGGACACCCCCGTGCTGGTGGTCGTCGGCGACAAGGACATGATCACGCCGGTGACGCATTCCGAGGAGATCGTCCGGCGGCTGCCGCACGCCGAGTTCGTCAAGATCTCCGACAGCGGGCACGTGGTGATGCTGGAGCACGCCGACGAGGTCAACGAGGCGCTGGCCCGGTTCCTGGAGGCGTTGTGCGGCACGTCGTGACGCTGCCGACGGTCGACGACACCCACGGGTTCGGGCGGCGACTGGCCGGGCTGCTGCGCGCCGGCGACCTGCTGCTGCTGACCGGGCCGCTGGGCGCCGGCAAGACCGCGCTGACCCAGGGCATCGGGGCCGGGCTCGGGGTGCGTGGCGACATCACCTCACCCACCTTCGTGATCGCCCGGGTGCACCGCCCCGACCCGGCCCGGGGCGGCACGGTGGCGCTGGTGCACGCCGACGCGTACCGGCTGGGGGATGCCGCCGACCCGCGCGCCGAGATCGACGACCTCGACCTGGACGCCTCGGTGGACGAGTCGGTGACCGTGGTGGAGTGGGGCGAGGGCCTGGTCGAGCAGTTGGTCGACGCCCACCTGTGGGTGCGCATCGACCGGCACGACGACGACACCCGGGTGGTCGGGCTGGAGCCGGTCGGCGGCGACTGGGAGCAGCGCCTGGCGGCCCTGCGCTGACCGGTGGAAGCCGGGCTCAAGGCCACCGTCGACCTTCGAGCCCGACCTGCGTGCACATCGTCACGATCGACGGGTGCCGCCGAGCCGGCCGGCGGGAACGCCTACGGCTGAAGGTCCCTGCGTCCCCGCCGCTGGCGGTGCCGAGGAGTGTCGGCTGCGACTGGTATGAAGGTGGCGATCGACTACGAAAGGTTGCCGATGCCCGACGACGCCCCCACCCTGGACCTGCTGGCGCTGTTGCCGGAGGACTGGCGTGCCGTGCTCACCCCCCACCTCGACCCGGCCCGCACCGCCGAACTGGCCGCGTTCGTCGCCGGGGAATACGCGACCCGCACCGTCTTTCCGCCGGTCGAGGACCTCTTCTCGGCCTACCGGCTCTGCGCGCCGGCCGACTGCCGGGTGCTGATCCTCGGGCAGGACCCCTACCACAAGGCGGGGCAGGCGCACGGTCTCAGCTTCAGCGTGCGGGAGGGCGTGAGCGTGCCGCCGTCGTTGCGCAACGTCTTCAAGGAGCTCGGCGAGGACCTCGGCGTGCCGAAGCCGCGCGGCGGCAATCTGAGCGGCTGGGCGGCGCAGGGCGTGCTGCTGCTCAACTCCGTCCTCACCGTCCGCGAGGCGACACCCGGCTCGCACGCCAACCGCGGCTGGGAGGAGTTCACCGACGCCACCATCCGGGCGCTCGACGCGATGGACTCCCGGGTGGTCTTCCTGCTCTGGGGCGGCTACGCGCGCAAGAAGGCCGCTCTGGTCACCAACCCGCAGCACGTGGTGCTGGAGGCCGGGCACCCCAGCCCGATGAACCCGCGTGGCTTCCTGGGCAGCCGCCCGTTCAGCGCGGCCAACAAGGCGCTCGCCGACGCCGGCCTGCCCACCGTCGACTGGGAGCGTCCCGCCAGCTGACAGTGCGCACTCTCGCGGTAACCGCGCGGCTGCTGTCCGTCGTAGCCTGTGCCTCGGATCGGTCGGCGAGCCGGGAGGCGGCGATGGCGGCGACGGTCAGCGAACAGCGGTGGCGGGTGGCGCGGACGGCCCTGGCGGACCAGACAGACCGCTTCCTCGACCTGGTCCGCGCCACCCCACCGGCGGCGAAGGCCACCGCCCACTGGTCGGTGGTCGACACGCTCGCCCACGTGGGCTCGCTCGCGTGGTACTACGTGTGCCTGGTGGACCCGGAGCATCGACCCCTGCCGGTGCCGGGTCTGCACCGGCAGCTCCCCGACATCACCGTCGACACGGTGGCGGACTTCAACGACGTGCTGCTCCGGCATCTCACCGAGCGCGATCCGCAGGCCCTGGCCGACCGGTTGCGGGCCGACGTCGGGCAGCTCCTCCTCGCCTCCGAGGGCCGGCGCCCCGACGAGACGGTGCCCTGGCTCGGCGGGGCCCGGGTGCCCCTCGCCGGCCTCTGCGCGCACCTGGTCAACGAGCTGCTCATCCACGGCCACGACGTCGCCCACGTCACCGGGCGGCCGTGGTCGCTCCCCGGCCGGGACGCCGCGCTTTTCATGGAGCTGTTCCTGGCCGGAGTGGTCCGGCACGGCTACGGGCGGCTGATCGACGGCGGCGCTCCGCCGAGCGAACGCCCGGTCGTGGTCGAGTTCCGCTCGGCGTACGCGGCCCCGGTCCGGCTCATGCTGCACCGGGGTCGGATGACGTTCGCCGCCCCCGACGCTCGTCCCGACGCCCGGATCGACCACGACCCAGGCACGCTCAACCTGATGATGTTCGGTCGGGTCAGCCGGGCCCGCGCGGTGCTCACCGGCAAGGTCCGGATCAGTGGGCGGCGCCCCTGGCTGCTGCCGGGGTTCCTGCGCAAGTTCCGCACCCCGAGCTGAGCCGCATCCGCCGCCCGGGGCGTGACCGGGGGTGACTAGGCTGGCTTACCGTGCTCGTACTGGTGGTGGACAGCTCGACCCCCGCGGTGACCGCGGCGCTGGTGCAGGTCGCGGCGGACGGCGTCGCGACCCGCGCGTACCGCTGCACGGTCGACGCCCGCGCCCACGGTGAACTGCTCGCCCCTCAGGTCGACGCCGTGCTCGCCGAGGCCGGTGCCCGTCCGGCCGACCTGGGCGCGATCGTCGCCGGGCTCGGCCCCGGCCCGTTCACCGGGCTGCGGGTGGGGCTGGTCACCGCCGCCACCATCGGGCAGGTGCTGGGCGTCCCGACGTACGGCGTCTGCTCGCTGGACGCCATCGGCCACCCGGCGGCCGCCGGCGAGCCGGTGCTGGCGGCGAGCGACGCGCGCCGCCGGGAGATCTACTGGGCGGTCTACGACGGCGCGGGCCAGCGGATCCTCGGACCGGAGGTGTCCGTGCCGGCGGTCGCCGCCGAGCGCGCCCGCGACCTGGCCGTCACGGCCGCGGTCGGCGACGGCGCGCACCGGTACGCGGACGCGCTCGGCCTGCCGGTGCGGGACGAACCCCGCTACCCGGACGCCAACGTGCTGGCGACCCTGGCCGCCGAGCGCATCCGGGCCGGCGCCCCGTCAGAGGTGCTCACCCCGCTCTACCTGCGCCGCCCGGACGCCGTGGCGGCGACCGCCCGCAAGCCGGTTCTGCCGTGAGCGTGAGGAGTGAGCCGGGTTTGCGAGCCCCGCAGTCGCGAACTGAGGTGGCACCGTGAGCGTGAGGAGTGAGCCGGGTTTGCGAGCCCCGCAGTCGCGAACCGAGATCGCACCGTGAGCATCCGGCTGGAGCGGTTTCGGTGGTGGCACGTCGACGAGGTGCTGCCGATCGAGGCGGACCTGTTCGGCGCCGAGCAGTGGTCGGCGGCGATGTTCTGGAACGAGCTGGCCAACGGGCACTTCTACCTGGCCGCCACCGACGACGACGGCTCCCTGCTCGGCTATGCCGGGCTCGCCGCCGCCCCGCCCGACGAGGCGTGGGTGCAGAACGTCGCGGTGCGCCGGGACGCCCAGCGGCGTGGCGTCGGCCGGCTCCTGCTGGAGGCACTGCTCGCCGAGGCCGCCCGGCTCGGCACCCGCAGTACCCTGCTGGAGGTCGCGGCGGACAATGCCCCCGCCCAGAAGCTCTACGCGGCGTACGGCTTCGAGCCGATCGGAGTGCGGCGCGGCTACTACCAACCGAGCAACACCGACGCGCTGGTCATGCAGCGCAACGCGGGAAGTGAGCGATGACGGACGAACCCCTGATCCTCGGCATCGAGACCTCCTGCGACGAGACCGGCGTCGGCATCGTACGTGGGCACACCCTGCTGGCCGACGCGCTCGCCTCCAGCGTCGAGCAGCACGCCCGCTTCGGCGGGGTGGTGCCCGAGGTGGCCAGCCGGGCCCACCTGGAGGCCATCGTGCCGACCATGGACCGGGCGTTGAAGGAGGCGGGGGTGACGCTCGCCGACATCGACGCGATCGCGGTCACCTGCGGCCCGGGGCTGGCCGGCGCGCTGCTGGTCGGGGTGGCCGCCGCGAAGGGCTACGCGCTCGCCGCCGAGAAGCCGGTCTACGGCGTCAACCACCTGGCCGCGCACGTCGCCGTGGACACCCTGGAACACGGCCCGCTGCCCGAGCCGGCGATCGCCCTGCTGGTCTCCGGCGGGCACTCCTCCCTGCTGCTCGTGGACGACCTCGCCCGGGGTGTCACCCCGCTCGGTGCCACCATCGACGACGCGGCCGGCGAGGCGTTCGACAAGGTGGCCCGGCTGCTCGGGCTGCCGTTCCCCGGCGGTCCGTACATCGACCGGGAGGCCCGGGCCGGCGACCCGGCTGCCATCGGGTTCCCGCGCGGCCTGACCGCCCCCAAGGACCTTGCCGCCCACCGCTACGACTTTTCCTTCTCGGGGCTGAAGACGGCGGTGGCCCGCTGGGTCGAGGCGCGGCAGCGGGCCGGCGAGGCGGTGCCGGTCGCCGACGTGGCCGCGTCCTTCCAGGAGGCGGTCTGCGACGTGCTGGTGCGTAAGGCGCTGGACGCCTGCCGGACCAACGGCGTCGAGACGCTGGTGATCGGCGGGGGCGTGGCGGCCAACTCCCGGCTGCGGGTGATGGCCGAGGACCGCGCCGCCGCGCAGGGCATCCGGGTCCGGGTGCCCCGGCCCGGGCTCTGCACGGACAACGGCGCGATGGTCGCCGCCCTCGGCTCGCACCTGGTCGCTGCGGGTGTCGCGCCGAGCCGGCTGGACCTGCCCGCCGATTCCGCCATGCCGCTGACCACGGTCAGCGTTTGAACCCCGAGGATGGCTGACGTGATCGTGCGGATGTGGGAGGCGCGGGCGGAGCCGTACGGCGCCGCGGACCTGATCACCTGGGTCTGCGACACCGCGCTGCCGGAGTTCGAGCACGACCCGATGCACCTGTCCAGCGAGGTGTTCTCCTCCACCGACCACCGGGTGGTGGTCATCTCCAAGTGGCGCAGCAACCCGCGCCCGCTGCCGGAGCCGCCGGCGACGCTGCTGGCCCGCCCGCCGCACTCCTGGGACTTCACCCAGGTCGACCGCTGAGGCGCCCGGCCGGGCGGAGAGTGTCGTGCCCCGGCGGGCCGTGGCCGGGCGGAGGCTGGCGACCGACGAGCCCGGCCGGGTCCGGGAACGTGACTCGCAGCACGCCGCCGCAGTAATTGGTTGGCGGGACGGTCGGCCCGCCACCTAGCGTCGGTGGGCCATGCGCTTTTCACCGGCCGGGAACCCCGGCGTACCTGACACCCGATCGGCGACCCGCTACCTGGTGTGGCTGGCCGGGCGGCACAAGGTGCTGCTCACCGTCGGCATCCTGCTCGGCATCGTCTGGATGGTCGCCCAGGCGCTGGTGCCGGCGGCCGTCGGCCGGGCCGTCGACGGGCTCACCCGCCGGGACGAGGACGCGCTGCTGACCTGGGGGCTGGCGGTGCTCGGGCTGGGTGTGCTCCAGACTGTCGCCGGGATCCTGCGGCACCGCTGCGCGGTGCACAACTTCCTCGCCGGGGCGTACCGGACGGTGCAGTTGACCGTGGGCGCGGTGAACCGGCTCGGCGCCGCGCTGCCCCGCCGGGTCTCCGCCGGCGAGGTCGTGAGCATCGGCACGGCCGACATCAACCACATCGGTTCGGCCATCGACATCACCGCCCGGGGTGCCGGCGCGGTCGTGGCGATCGTGACCGTGGGGGTGATCATGCTCGACGCCTCCGTGCCGCTCGGTCTGGTCGTGGTGCTCGGCGTGCCGCTGCTGATGGCGGTGGTCGGGCTGCTCATCCGGCCGCTGCACCGGCAGCAGCATGCGTACCGGGACTCGGAGGGGGCGTTGACCGCCCGGGCCGTTGACATCGTCTCCGGGCTGCGGGTGCTGCGCGGCGTCGGCGGTGAGCCGATGCTCTCCGCCCGCTACCGGACACGGTCGCAGACGCTGCGCGCCGACGGCCTGCGGGTGGCCCGGGTCGAGTCGCTGCTGGAGGCGGCCCAGGTGCTGCTGCCGGGTGCGTTCCTGGTGCTGGTCACCTGGCTCGGCGCCCGGTTCGCGCTGCGCGGCGAGATCAGCGCCGGCCAGCTCGTGGCGTTCTACGGCTACACCGCGTTCCTGGTCAGCCCGCTGCGGCAGCTCACCGAGGCGGTGGACAAGCTGACCCGGGGGCACGTCGCCGCCCGGCGGGTGGTGCGACTGCTGCGGCTCGCCCCGGAGCTGGTCGACCCGTCCCGCCCGGCCACCCTGCCGGACGGCCCGGGCGAACTGGTCGACGTGGACTCCGGCGTGACGGTGCGACCGGGCCGGTTCATCGCGCTTGCCGCGACCGCGCCCGAGGACGCGGCGGCGATCGCCGACCGCCTCGGCCGGTACGTCGACTCGGACGCGACGCTGCACGGCGTACCGCTGCGGGACGTGGCGCTGGCGACGGTGCGGCAGCGGATCCTGGTGGCCGACAACGACGCGCACCTGTTCACCGGCCCGCTGCGCACGGAGCTGGACCCGCACGACCGGGCCGGTGACGCGGCGATCGCGGCGGCGCTGGTGGCGGCGAGCGCGACCGACATCGTCGAGGCCCTGCCCTCCGGGCTGGACAGCACGGTCGCCGAGCGCGGTCGGGAGTTCTCCGGCGGGCAGCAGCAGCGGCTGCGGCTGGCCCGGGCTCTGGTCGCCGACCCGGAGACCCTGCTGCTGGTCGAGCCGACCAGCGCCGTGGACGCGCACACCGAGGCCCGGATCGCCGAGCGGCTCGGCGCGGCCCGGACGGGCCGCACCACCCTGGTCTGCACCACCAGCCCGCTCGTGCTGCACCGCGCCGACCAGGTGATCTTCGTGGAGGACGGCAAGGTGGTGGCCGAGGGGTCGCACACGGCACTGCTCGACGACGAGCCGCGCTACCGGGCGACGGTCAACCGGGGGGAGGACTGATGGCCACCGCATTGCCGGTCGCCGACGCGCGCCAGGTGCGTCGCTACGCCCGCACGCTGGTCCGCCGGCACCCGAGGGCGCTCGGGACCGCGCTCGGCCTGCACGCGCTGGCCGCCGCCGCCGGCCTGGTCGCGCCGCGGCTGCTCGGCGACCTGGTCGAGGGGATCTCCCGGGGCACCACCGGCGTCACCGTCGACCGGATCGCCCTGCTGATCGCCGGGTTCGTGCTGGTGCAGTCGGTGCTGGTCCGGTTCGCCCACCTGGCGTCGGCGCGGCTGGGCGAGGGGGTGCTGGCCGAGTTGCGCGAGGAGTTCGTCGACCGGATCCTGGCGTTGCCGCTGGCCACCGTGGAACGGGCCGGCACGGGCGACCTGCTCACCCGGACGTCCCGGGACGTTTCCGCGCTGTCGCGGACGGTCCGGTTCGCAGTGCCGGAGACGCTGGTCGCCGTCGTCACCGGCTGCTTCATCGTCGGCGCGCTGCTCCTGGTCAACCCGCTGCTCGCACTGCCCTGCCTGGTCGCGGTGCCGCTGCTGTGGGCCGGCACCCGCTGGTACCTGCGCCGCGCCCCGGCCGGCTACCTGCGGGAGAACGCCGCCTATTCCGACATCACCGACGGCATCAGCGAGACCGTCGAGGGTTCGCGGACCACGGAGGCACTGCGGCAGCAGGCGCGCCGCCGGGCCCGCAGCGACGCCGACATCCGCCGGTCGTACGCGGCCGAGCGCTACACCCTGCGGCTGCGTACGGTGTTCTTCCCGGTCGCCGAGATCGGCTACGTGCTGCCGGTGGTCGCGACGTTGATCGTCGGCGGCTGGTTCTACCTGAAGGGCTGGGTGAGCCTCGGCGAGGTCACCGCCGCCACCCTCTACGTGCAGCAGCTGATCGACCCGGTGGACCGGCTGCTCTCCTGGCTGGACGAGTTGCAGGTCGGCGGCGCCTCGATGGCCCGCCTGCTCGGGGTGGCCGACGCCGACCCGCCGGCCGGGTTTCCGACCCGGCCCACGTCGTCGGCCCCGGCCGACGCGCCGGGCGCGGGGGACCGGCGGCTCGCCGCCCGGGACGTCCGGTACGCGTACCGGGAGGGCCGGGACGTCCTGCACGGGGTGACCCTGCTGCCGGAGCCGGGGGAGAAGCTGGCCATGGTGGGCCCCTCGGGCGCCGGCAAGTCCACCCTCGGCCGGCTGCTCGCCGGGGTGCACGCGCCCCGCTCCGGCTCGGTCACGGTGGCCGGTCGGCGGCTCGACGAGCTCCCCCTGGCCGAGCTGCGGACACACGTCGCCCTGGTCACCCAGGAGCACCACGTCTTCATCGGCACGCTGCGGGAGAACGTGGCGATGGTGCGACCGGGTGCCGACGAAGCGGCCGTCCGGTCGGCGCTGACCGCCGTCGACGCGCTGGACTGGGCCGACGCGCTGCCGGACGGGCTGGGCACGATCGTCGGCGCCGGCGGGCATCCGCTGTCGCCCGCGCAGGCCCAGCAGTTGGCGCTGGCCCGGCTGGTGCTGGCCGACCCGCACACCCTGGTGCTGGACGAGGCCACCTCCCTGATCGACCCCCGCGCCGCCCGGCACCTGGAACGCTCCCTCGCGGCCGTCCTCCAGGGGCGTACGGTCGTGGCCATCGCGCACCGCCTCTTCTCGGCGCACGACGCCGACCGGGTCGCGGTGGTGGAGGACGGCCGGATCATCGAGCTCGGCTCGCACGACGAACTGGTCGCCGCCGACGGTTCGTACGCGGCCCTCTGGCGTTCCTGGCACACCACCGGCTCCTGACCGCACGGCTGCACCGGCTCCTGACCGCGCCGCGCGGCTGGGCACCGGCTCCTGACCGCGCCGCGCGGCCCCGTTTCGGGATTCGGCGGTGCCGCGTCGCAGCGCCGTACCACGATGGTGGAGCGGCAGGCGACCGGCGCGCACCCGTCACCACGGCGCCGGCCGGTGACGGGGGTGCGACGTGGGTGGTCTCGAACTGATCGTGGTGCTGGTCGTCACGGTGCTGGTCGGCACCACCCTCGGCGGGCGGTACAGCGTGGCGCCCCCGGTCCTGCTCATCACGATGGGCGCGCTGCTCGCGCTCCTGCCGCCGCTGTCCCACGTGGTGCTGGAGCCCGACGTGGTGCTGCTGCTGTTCCTGCCGGCGATCCTCTACAAGGAGAGCATCACCACCAGCCTCCGCGAGATCCGCACCAACCTCCTCGCGATCACGTTGCTCGCGGTGGGACTGGTGGTGGCGACGATGGCCGCGGTGTCGCTCGTCGTGCAGCGGTTCGGCATCGACCCGGCCGCCGCCTGGGTGCTCGGCGCGGTGCTCGCGCCGACCGACGCCGCGGCGGTCGCCGGCCTGGCCAAGCGGATGCCGCGCCGGATCCTGACCACCCTGCACGCGGAGAGCCTGATCAACGACGGCACCGCGTTGGTGCTCTTCTCCGTCGGGCTGGGCCTGATCGTGGGTGGCACCGAGCCGGGGGTGCTCGGGCTGGCCGAGCGGTTCGTCGGCGCGTCGGTCGGCGGCATCGCCGCCGGCCTGCTGGTCGGCGGGGTGGTGATCCTGGTCCGGCGACGCCTCGACGATCCGCTGCGCGAGGGCGCCCTGAGCGTCCTCACGCCGTTCGTGGCCTTCCTCCTCGCCGAGTTCGTGCACGCCAGCGGCGTCCTGGCGGTGGTGGTCGTGGGCCTGATGCTGTCGTACGCCGCCCCCCGGGTCATCCGGGCCCGCTCCCGGGTGCTGGCGTACGGCTTCTGGGACCTCGCCACCTTCCTGATCAACGGGAGCCTGTTCGTGCTCCTCGGGTTGCAGATTCCGCGCGCCCTGCGCGCCGTCACCAGCCTGTCGGTGCAGCGGGCGCTGGTCGTCGGCGTGGTGGCGACCGGCGTGGTCGTGCTGACCCGGATGCTGTGGATCCACCTGGCGGCGTTCGCCTTCCTGGTCGTCGACCGCCGGGCGGCGCAGCAGGACGAGCGGGTCAACTGGCGGGTGCGTACGGCGCTCGGGTGGGCGGGCTTCCGGGGTGCGGTCTCTCTCGCGGCCGCCCTCGCGGTGCCGGTGACCACG
This window harbors:
- a CDS encoding Na+/H+ antiporter; this encodes MGGLELIVVLVVTVLVGTTLGGRYSVAPPVLLITMGALLALLPPLSHVVLEPDVVLLLFLPAILYKESITTSLREIRTNLLAITLLAVGLVVATMAAVSLVVQRFGIDPAAAWVLGAVLAPTDAAAVAGLAKRMPRRILTTLHAESLINDGTALVLFSVGLGLIVGGTEPGVLGLAERFVGASVGGIAAGLLVGGVVILVRRRLDDPLREGALSVLTPFVAFLLAEFVHASGVLAVVVVGLMLSYAAPRVIRARSRVLAYGFWDLATFLINGSLFVLLGLQIPRALRAVTSLSVQRALVVGVVATGVVVLTRMLWIHLAAFAFLVVDRRAAQQDERVNWRVRTALGWAGFRGAVSLAAALAVPVTTPTGAPVRERDLIIFATAVVILLTMLIQGPTLPAVVGWAGLVGDSRRLGELRLARTRATEAALAALPDVADRLGAAPDAVDRIRADYEQSLDDVRSADEGRAAERARELDRRLRLAVLEHKRREITRLRDSNEIDDIVLREVQAVLDIEEIRLLGPEPSD